One genomic window of Caenorhabditis elegans chromosome I includes the following:
- the ZC334.7 gene encoding Glutaredoxin domain-containing protein (Confirmed by transcript evidence), giving the protein MHYIHTFLATFLLPILADTLLTADLTTGHQASAAAVFQSEPSSDYFSTSDFSTTSPRQYPTDEADEELYALQKAAKPQFYPRPQNNYGGYGGYRPNPPQPFGYSYVGYINRQARRYPVMMYTLIQCVPCQRAKHLLATTYGDIPSHFLELVGDEDWQRQLQVDLLKVTRQATFPYVFVCGNFIGGSSDLFNMHHSGQLRQALNNCMSRNG; this is encoded by the exons ATGCACTACATACACACGTTTCTAGCAACCTTTCTGTTACCAATCCTAGCCGACACTCTACTCACCGCTGATCTTACCACCGGTCATCAGGCTTCAGCAG CGGCCGTCTTCCAATCCGAACCATCCTCCGACTACTTCTCCACCTCCGACTTCTCCACCACATCCCCCCGACAATATCCCACCGATGAAGCCGACGAGGAGCTCTACGCCCTACAAAAAGCCGCCAAGCCCCAGTTTTACCCCCGACCGCAGAACAACTACGGAGGTTACGGTGGCTATCGTCCGAATCCCCCTCAGCCATTCGGTTATTCTTATGTGGGATATATTAATCGACAG gccCGACGCTACCCGGTAATGATGTACACCCTGATTCAATGTGTGCCGTGCCAGAGAGCCAAGCATCTTTTGGCTACCACCTATGGAGATATTCCATCGCACTTTTTGG AACTGGTCGGAGACGAGGACTGGCAGCGTCAGCTTCAAGTGGATCTACTCAAAGTCACCCGCCAAGCCACCTTCCCCTACGTCTTCGTCTGCGGGAACTTTATCGGTGGATCGTCGGACCTCTTCAACATGCATCACTCGGGACAACTACGGCAGGCGCTGAACAATTGCATGTCTAGGAATGGATGA
- the ins-28 gene encoding INSulin related (Product from WormBase gene class ins;~Confirmed by transcript evidence) codes for MMRSFFVLLALLAIVTSTASPTCGRALLHRIQSVCGLCTIDAHHELIAIACSRGLGDKEIIEMCCPI; via the exons ATGATGCGCTCATTCTTTGTGCTCTTGGCTCTGCTCGCAATAGTCACCAGCACCGCTAGTCCCACTTGTGGCAGGGCTCTTCTACACCGGATCCAGTCGGTTTGCGGTCTCTGTACCATCGACGCTCACCACg aACTGATTGCCATTGCCTGCTCAAGGGGACTGGGCGATAAGGAAATCATTGAAATGTGCTGTCCAATCTAA
- the ZC334.13 gene encoding uncharacterized protein (Confirmed by transcript evidence): MQKFLIFLFVIFFGVAANVEPTVQECNAFFTNRIVQACPEGGCRVRDDFVRNQCNMMKKEDWYSKCCDAYGVAL, encoded by the exons atgcagaaatttttgattttcctctttgtcattttttttggggtCGCCGCAAACGTCGAACCAACTGTGCAGGAGTGTAATGCTTTTTTCACCAATCGCATCGTTCAAGCGTGCCCGGAAGGCGGCTGTCGTGTTAGGGATG ATTTCGTGCGAAACCAGTGCAACATGATGAAGAAGGAGGATTGGTACTCAAAATGCTGTGATGCTTATGGAGTTGCTCTTTGA
- the ins-29 gene encoding INSulin related (Product from WormBase gene class ins;~Confirmed by transcript evidence) produces the protein MFCKFVFLIFLLISLSVATADFGAQRRCGRHLVNFLEGLCGGPCSEAPTVELASWACSSAVSIQDLEKLCCPSNLA, from the exons atgttctgtaaATTTGTATTCCTGATCTTTCTACTCATCTCTCTGTCAGTGGCCACCGCTGACTTTGGCGCCCAGCGCCGTTGTGGGCGCCACTTGGTGAACTTCCTCGAGGGACTCTGCGGTGGCCCGTGCTCTGAAGCTCCGACTGTTG AACTAGCTTCGTGGGCATGTTCATCAGCAGTCTCAATTCAGGATCTCGAAAAATTGTGCTGTCCTTCAAATCTTGCTTGA
- the ins-25 gene encoding INSulin related (Product from WormBase gene class ins;~Confirmed by transcript evidence), producing the protein MLFKIIILFFLLLQLSEAKPEAQRRCGRYLIRFLGELCNGPCSGVSSVDIATIACATAVPIEDLKNMCCPNL; encoded by the exons atgttgttcaaaatcatcattttatttttcctgcTCCTCCAGCTTTCTGAAGCCAAACCGGAAGCCCAGAGGCGCTGCGGCCGGTATTTAATTCGTTTTTTGGGGGAACTGTGTAATGGTCCCTGCTCAGGAGTTTCAAGCGTTG acattgcCACAATTGCCTGTGCAACCGCCGTCCCAATCGAAGATCTGAAGAATATGTGTTGCCCAAATTTGTGA
- the ins-27 gene encoding INSulin related (Product from WormBase gene class ins;~Partially confirmed by transcript evidence) yields the protein MKFFRLILLCALVLTTMAFLAPSTAAKRRCGRRLIPYVYSICGGPCENGDIIIEHCFSGTTPTIAEVQKACCPELSEDPTFSS from the exons ATGAAATTCTTCCGCTTAATCTTGCTCTGCGCCCTTGTCCTGACCACCATGGCTTTTTTGGCTCCAAGTACGGCAGCCAAGAGGCGTTGTGGCCGCCGCTTAATTCCCTATGTCTATTCAATATGCGGCGGCCCGTGCGAGAATGGAG ATATTATCATCGAGCACTGCTTCTCCGGAACAACTCCCACCATTGCCGAAGTCCAAAAGGCTTGCTGTCCTGAACTATCTGAAGACCCAACTTTCTCAtcttaa
- the ZC334.12 gene encoding uncharacterized protein (Partially confirmed by transcript evidence), protein MNALCFMQLTDESRKQLIFAPRVLKINFQNRKMSRTQ, encoded by the exons ATGAATGCTTTATGTTTCATGCAACTGACAGACGAAAGCCGTAAACAACTTATTTTTGCTCCACGGGTGCTGAAGATCAACTTTCAGAACAGAAAAATGTCACGGACTCAAT ag
- the ins-24 gene encoding INSulin related (Product from WormBase gene class ins;~Confirmed by transcript evidence) — MRSPTLFLLLLLVPLALCHVFSEPADLELKSYQALEKSLKEMGLIRANQGPQKACGRSMMMKVQKLCAGGCTIQNDDLTIKSCSTGYTDAGFISACCPSGFVF, encoded by the exons ATGAGATCTCCCACCTTGTTTCTTCTTCTGCTCCTAGTGCCCCTGGCACTATGCCATGTCTTCTCGGAGCCCGCGGATTTGGAGCTCAAAAGCTACCAAGCGCTTGAAAAAAGCCTCAAGGAGATGGGACTCATTCGAGCCAACCAGGGACCTCAAAAAGCGTGCGGACGATCAATGATGATGAAGGTGCAGAAGCTTTGCGCGGGCGGATGCACAATTCAGAACGACG ATCTTACCATCAAATCCTGCAGTACTGGGTACACCGATGCCGGCTTCATCTCGGCCTGCTGCCCATCTGGCTTCGTTTTCTAA
- the ins-30 gene encoding INSulin related (Confirmed by transcript evidence), which produces MSSHALVLFLLLFLLPVALGHFLSKPAPDPRITFNRKLAETLKELQDMGLIQAPREPVVAAQGAKKTCGRSLLIKIQQLCHGICTVHADDLHETACMKGLTDSQLINSCCPPIPQTPFVF; this is translated from the exons atGAGTTCTCACGCCCTGGTTCTTTTCCTTCTCCTTTTCCTCCTACCAGTGGCACTGGGCCACTTCCTCTCCAAGCCTGCACCGGATCCAAGGATCACATTCAACCGTAAGCTTGCGGAGACACTCAAGGAGCTTCAGGACATGGGACTCATCCAGGCCCCCCGTGAGCCGGTAGTGGCGGCTCAGGGAGCCAAGAAGACTTGCGGAAGGAGTTTGTTGATAAAGATCCAACAACTCTGCCATGGAATCTGCACAGTTCACGCTGATG ACCTCCACGAAACGGCATGCATGAAAGGTCTCACCGACTCTCAGCTGATCAACTCCTGCTGCCCACCAATCCCCCAGACACCATTCGTCTTCTGA
- the ins-26 gene encoding INSulin related (Product from WormBase gene class ins;~Confirmed by transcript evidence), whose product MRALVAILCLMALCHAAMLDELEMQKEVQEFHHMNGMLQEFMNKGLIGNHHHGTKAGLTCGMNIIERVDKLCNGQCTRNYDALVIKSCHRGVSDMEFMVACCPTMKLFIH is encoded by the exons ATGAGAGCTCTCGTCGCTATTCTCTGCCTTATGGCACTATGCCATGCAGCAATGCTCGATGAGCTGGAGATGCAGAAGGAGGTTCAGGAGTTCCATCACATGAACGGCATGCTCCAAGAGTTCATGAATAAGGGGCTCATCGGGAATCATCACCATGGTACCAAGGCCGGCCTCACCTGCGGGATGAACATCATCGAGAGAGTCGACAAGCTGTGCAATGGGCAGTGCACTCGGAACTATGATG CACTCGTCATCAAGTCCTGCCACCGCGGAGTCTCGGACATGGAGTTCATGGTGGCATGCTGCCCAACCATGAAGCTATTCATTCACTAA